Part of the Impatiens glandulifera chromosome 8, dImpGla2.1, whole genome shotgun sequence genome is shown below.
ACTTTTATGGCTTTTGTAATAATTTGTGTAGATGTAGCAATCTGCATTAATGCATCGTTAAAACTATGCATCCTTGTTTTCTTTTGAGGCACCCTCACATCTTCCACTGCCTCATGTTGAGGCACCCCCATATGCCCCATGCTGAGGCATCTCCTCATCCTTCACCTCATATGTCATATGTGGAAGAGGTGGAAGTGGAATGCTTCCAACATCGCTTCCACATCCGAATCCTCCATGTGCCAACTCCGTTTCCATCCTAACCTTCAACTTACTATAATTTCAACATTACAgtatgttgagttatggagcctacacttataataaactctaaattgttaattagagtttattgggttttctttttggttttggacTTGGGTCTGATcaaaattatttaggtttattacctgaatgtttacccgataaatatgtgattattaagggtttacattgttaagacaaaattttagagagataaagtgtgaggtaaAAAAGTttgtattctttcttcttcttcatagtgaaatctggtggtggatgaagtggatgtagctcaatttgagtgaaccactataaatctgtgtgttcttgtgttcttctttcttgtgttttttatagattattttcaagcaggtcggatttgggagatacaaatcctaacacaGTATAGGAAATCGACGTTCATCATGAGATATTTAGAGTTCAGGGTTGCTAACCCTATACAAGTAGCACAGCtgaaaatatacatatattgattgaataaatatgttaaaaatatatatatttgaaaacacCAAAATAAAGTAGTGATAACAAATATTACTTACGATGAGAAATGTCTATGATTCTTGAAAATGTCGGTTTTCGTTTAGCTTCCATTTTTCGCATAATTCAGCTAATCTGTCGAGTACGAATTTTTACCAATTAAACTTTGGGATATTACGAAtatctgaaatagatttcagaattctaaACCTGCAAGTAAAAAAACAGATTTAAGgattattaataatacatatactTATATGTAAGTTTTGGGATATACCTTGATAGTTGACCCTGGTGCGATGTCTAGAGAAAGGTGCTGATAAAATATAGTAGGAagtctatcttaaaattattggCAGCTATTTTGTTCTCCAACATTTTCTTTGGCATATCGGTCACTATAGGACCGCCACCTAGCGATttaccccatcgagtcctaaaGGCCGTCAACTTTGTATCAGTCTCGTTTCCATTGTATTCTACAATCTTCAACTTCCCTCTAGGGATGCCCAATACGATTTGGACATCCTCTTCTTCTATTTTTACTTCATCGCCACTCTGTAGGATGAAGGCACATTTAATACAGTCAAACTTTCTAACGAGATAACGAGAGATTTCGTCGGGACATTTTGAAAGGGATAGTGATAGAATAGATTCAAAGCCTATGTCCTTCACAACCTCTTTTTGTTGATCAGACAGTAGTTGAAGAAGATTATAAAGACCAAAGACGAGGTCCtcgttaaaaatatgttgtggGCTGCTTTGTTTTTTTTACGGGAGTTCAGGTGAATTCTCTTCATGGGCCGCCTTCCTTCTACTTTTATTTGCTCTACATGAGATAAATAGACAACTAAACAGATAAATAGTTGTACATAACTGGAAAAAAATTGCAAGAAAAGTTATTCCAAAATGTCCATTTCGAAACAAAAGTGTCTCAAAATGTCTTGAAATGTCACATTTCAGGCCCCGAGATGGGTCCAAAATGTCTCAAAATGTGACATTTCAAGACAAAATGTCACATTTTGGGACACTTTTGTCCCGAAAAGTGAAATTTTTGGGATGCTTTAGTATAAAAATGTGCAGATAAACCCAAAATGAAGTTAAACTCTAATCGCTAAATAGAATATTGATATCAAAATTGTTTTTACGCTAAACCCTAAtagttaaaatatcaaaatcgtTTATACATTAAACCCTAATTCATCACATATTTGTTTCTAAGTAAATTTGTTTCGAAAAAGATAGATAACATGGTATAAGACTGTTGAAGTCGTTGAAGGCGGAGAGCAAGAAATTGACagagaaaaatgaaagataatGAATCGCTAGAGAAGGAAGAGTGAGAGATTGAGCGGGAAAAATAGGAaacgttttttttatatattatatactttttctttttaatgttggtgtttatatattatattttttttctattttaatgtTGGCGTGGGGGCAACGTGGCAGGCCATGTAGGATTCATGGCCTTATTTTCACTGCCCcttcattaaaaatatcattttcgaGGAATGATAAACACAATGAAGGTGTAGCGAAAGTAAGTCCAGGAATCATGTGTGGCATACCACGTGGGtagaagaaagaaaacaaatatattaggtataaatacaatcaaaaacccaaaactcgtcatttatttctctctctcaaactTTTCCGGCGAAAATATTCTCCCAACCCAAACCCTATCGCGTCGTATTTCgttttttagatttaattatttaacaatattgTTTAGATCGTCTTTGTATGATAACGGACTATTTGATTTTTCAAGAAACCAACAAAGAGAACAACGCAATAGATGAAACACTAAACCTGAACAAATCGCCCCCTGTTGAACTTAAAATGTACCGATTATTGGTGCAAATGTTAATGAATCGCCGGAGAAGGAAGAGAGAGATTGAGCGAGGAAAATatgaaacattttttatatattatatttttttcttttttaatgctggagtttatatattatatattttttcttttttaatgttGGAGTGAGGGCAATGTGGCAGGCCACGTAGAATTCGTGGTCTTGCTTTCGCTGTCCCTTCgttgaaaatatcatttatatatatatatatatataaaagttttacaTATTTACAATGGAATATAGCCCACATCCGCCTTCTAATTAGTTCAGGCTTATAAGATAAAACTACTATAGTTAGAATGATTATAATGCTATCTCCTTACATCATTACTTGAGTCAAGTTGACTCAAGTTCTTGGTCCTAGATGGTCTCCTCTAGAAAAATGTTATACCTACTTCTACTTAGGACTgtaaaaaaaatcgaaaaatcGATAACCCAACTgaaccgatagttaaccggtttcattttaacggtttattggttaaccggtttTAGCGGTTCCGATTAACCAGTTTTTTATCGGTTAAACGGTTCGATTTTcgatttatctatttttttaacggtttaaccggtaaaccggtaataatttaattatatatttttatattttataatttgtattagttattttataaataatatataataatttttaattttttttatttttaaattataattttaaaagaattatttttaaaaaatattataatttatataaaattttacaaaaataaattaaaaaaaactgaaatagttataaaatatattatattattataataaaataatatattataacatatttctaaatataatatattataatatagagaAAGGATGAAGAATAGTATAATAGAAAAgtgcaaataatattttttttttaaaaatatattattttttaaatttattacttaatttaaaaaattgaattatcggttcctAATTAAACCCGGTTAACCGACCGAAATCGATCAAAACTGGTAAAAccaaaatgataaaattgatattattaacgaccggttaaccggtttgtaaaataaaagacaaaatcggtcttaaccggaaccgtttaaccggtcgGTTGAACGCCCCTATACCTACTCGATGATCTCGAGTCTCATTGTCTTCACACCACCTTAAAAACTCTaagtaatattttgaaataacgtttttatatttataaataaccttttaaagggaaaaaagaaataattatgtCAGAGAATAGAATTCCTATAAGACCCACCTCttgaaataaattgattttaaaaattaaataacatgaaaatgaattaaaaaggCTAACATAGCTTCATTGGGTTACTAATATGATAACACCCTAAACCAATTCAATATTATTGtaaggaaagaaaagaaaaagaagagagcCCACAAAAACAAACCCAGCATTAAAGAGGGAAAACAACTATTACTATTTGCCAAAAAGCTTTAGGAAAAGGTGGAAAAGccaaagaggaagaagaagaagcattGTAATCGAGGCCCTTTTTGGTCGTTTCCCTGTCCATTCTCCTTgctttactctctctctctctctctctcaaacaAATGGAGGGTCTGTTCCTGTATCAGTAGTGAACTCCGATCCAAGAGGAAATGAGAAAATGGATGCGGCAGAGGAAGAATTAGAGAGAAGGAGCAAGTTCTTGAGCAATCTGATACAGAAGAAGAAAGCCATTGATGAAAAGCAACATGTACAGAATGATGGAGTCAACAATGTTCGTGTTAGGGCTTCTGACATGCCAATAGCCCTTCAAAACAAAGCTTTTAACTGTGCGAGAGAAAATCTAGACTCCATGAAAGGGGAGAAGCTTGATAGCAAACGTCTAGCTCTCGCCCTTAAGAAGGTACTTCACTTAACTTATCCCCATCTTCATTTATTAGCTCTGCACAAacttggtttggtttggttgggTTGGGTTTCCTCTTATCATTTCATAAATGTCTTCTTTCTATCAATACCCCTATTGATAAATAAGATTCTTTGCTTTCTCAGCTTTAAGACCCATTGAatgcttttttattttaagccTTACACAAGTCTGAGATTGCATCTGACATACTATTAATTACTGAATCAAGAAATGGGTACACCTTTTCTTGAATCAGATTGGCAATTCCTATCTTAAGTTGAATAATATCATATCTATGAAATTGGGATTGGGACACTAAAAggatacatatataattatgcttgaGAAGAGGCTTGGATTAAGGAGCTTTCTGCACATTGAAATCACTAGATTGGGTTGTTGTGCCTCCTCTAGTTATGAGTCATGAAATTTTGACATGGAACTACTGCACTTAGGCtatgtttgtttgatttgaattgaacataatccaaaataagaagaaataaCTACTACACTTATGCAGGTTCTAGACTTGCATTTGTCATTTTTAACCTTGATAGTGAATTATCTTAACTCATTAGGATAGTTTAAATGGTAAATGTATTTAAAGTGGGTCATTCTAGTCACCCCGGGAATGAACTTGGCTCACAAAAAACAGTGAAAAATACAATTTGGGTGGAAGAAAATAGCTACCCTTTTCAAATTTCAGTTCTTCTTTCCCTTTTGGTTTGTTCTTTTTATTATCTGAAGTTATTTTCGATTCTCTGAATAATTTCAAACCTAGAAAGAAATCCCCCCCAAATAACTAAACTCAAAATAGCCGTGATCATTACATAAACCAACATCCCAAGTAAACCTTTATCTATTTCTTATAATGGATTTTGCTTCCTGAATGATGTTTCATTCTTATGATTGATTtttgaagaatgaaaatttTTCATTACGCTAGCTAACTACAACATTTCATAACCAGCTGTGTCCTGTGTATCTGATGAACTTGGAAAGATTTTGTATAGTTTTCTCATGTAAGAAAGGAAGGTTTTATACAATCTTTAAAGATtgtttgattgttgttgttgttgtgatTTTGGATGAGATTTTACAGGATTTTGATGCATCTTATGGCCCAGCTTGGCATTGTATAGTAGGGACGAGTTTTGGTTCGTATGTGACACATTCAGTTGGAGGGTTCTTGTACTTCTCTATCGACAAAGTTTATATCCTTCTTTTCAGAACTGCGGTTGAGCCTTTGGAACATTGACAGCAGCCATCCAGATGGTATAAGGTATGGTCGATTGCAGAGATCTCAGAATTTGAAATATGGAAGGTGTGGAATTTGAAGtgtgaaatttgaaatgttacAACTTTAttcttgtttgttttgttaaagATTCTAATTAACCTAAAATCTTTTTGTAGTAATTTGCTttacttctttttcttcttcaacattcTTTCCATCTATTGTGTACTTTAACATGAAGATTTAAATTActacttaatatattattattttaaaaaacaacatttCATTGCAAAAGATTGACAAAGAAGACAAGATTATAAAAGGTAACACATGGTGCAAATGCATGGAAAATCTTTAAACAAGTTAGACTAAATACATGTTTATAGTTCATAGGCTAAAATGTGGCTAAAATGTGGgttgagcaaacgggtaaaatTGATCTGTTTTGTTTCGATCCGtaataaattcaaactaaatataTTCAATCCGTAATTCAaatcattttactaattaatacgaataaatatgatttagacaatccaaactaaaatatatataatttttttgtttttaaagtataaatttaaaattattattgattaatttaagtatattatatatataagtttatatttatttttatatataagaaaatagagctataatttaattaaatattttttataaaattttaatattataaaaatataaatttgttgttgttgtggaTATATATAGAAAGAATTAAGGAATTCTTTTAACTATTAGAGGAGATAGAAAATTCGCaactataaagaaaaaaaaaataaattactttgaattaattggattattcaaattcaatctGAAATAAACTTAATTCGAATTTAATCGAAATtaattcaaaccaaaataattaattcaattttgtaATTTGAATTCTTTTCGGATTAATCCGTCAAATGCTTACATCTAGCTCTaggataatttaatttaatatttttttatttaattaattaattttcgatttattttattatttaatatttaatacgtttaattataaaaatatattaaatttttaatgtttaattaattttatttatttataatttgaatttaaaaattaaaattatatataaattttgttgaCTAAgtgatgtttaaaaaaaagtaaaaaatatatgatattgaGATAGtgtaatttaaagaaaaataaattaaaaatatatttttatctaaatagtTTGGATAATTATAATCCAATCTGAATTTAATTCTAACCGAACACAATTTGATGCAATCTCAATTTAATTCGAAATATCTAATATCTAATATGACTTCGTATTTTCGATTGAATTGTATTCCAATTAATCCATTAAATGTTTACccctattaaaatattatatctctaattttacataaaaaaatagacaaattaaaataaataaatcaatcaaaaaacaatttagaaatttaattattgccaacaaaaaaaaaaaataataaatttaatttaagacatatttataaacacaaaattaattttaattaaaataatatttagatattatGATCTTAAAAAAACTCATGTTTGCCATTTGTATGTCAAGTGAATTGATTGTGGCAAAGTTCAACTCAATCCCAATCTAATCAAGGCGGATCTATGTACAAGGCTACATCGAGGTTCGTAGCCCGTGTAgtctaaaatattttctatatacaTGTCATTGATAAATTGTTCGTCAATAAAGAGAAATAGCGACAGTTAAACGGTTTATTTTCTTGATGTAATCCTGATCAAAGTAAATTTTTACATTAATACTATAATTCAAGTTGTGAGTCACCAAGAGAAAATAGCACACATGAGATGTCGTAATCGTACTTTGCATTAAATCACATTGATTTGTAGATGTAACCTTAGGACTTGAATGGACAGACACTTGCACAATGAATGGAACATGTACTTTTGTTTGTTCTTCCATCAAAATGTTAATTGTTAGAAGagttgaaaaaaatcaaaatgaacaAAATTCATCACTAGATTCATTGTTCTTCTCTATGCTCTCATTTAGATTAATTATCTCATCTTTAATTTCATTTACATCAGAGCTATTGCAATATTCATCTATTAATGCTGATCAGattatcaaaaatttcaaaatatgcacATCTAGTTCTTCTTTCACCACATTATATTCATATTCAAAATTATAGCACAAAGTCACCGTCTCAATCTGTTAAAATCGAGAATTTACGTAAAATAGTTAGTTagttataaactcgtaaaatttagaatttacgtgaaatcgtaagagtttaatttgaaaaaataataattatatattattattattatatatataattaagtagtTTATACTTagccaattttaaaaaattatatattttaatataaaattaattaaaaaataataataaataaataacactataaaaaatatatttacaaaattaattaattaatttaaataaataataactttaatttttaatttaattaatataaatttgtttttttaaaagtaaaatagtatagaatcgtaaaatcgaaattatttatacactcgtaaaatcttattatcatagatttaaaattgtaggaatttacctatttaagaagttacttaaaatcagactcgttaaccaATGTgaaatcttaagattttaagagtgttaattcttaaaatcttaagatttcACATtggttaacgagtctgattttaagtaacttcttaaataggtaaattcctacaattttaaatttatgataataagattttacgattttacgaatttataaataatttcgattttacgattctatacgattttacttttaaaaaaacaaatttatattaattaaattaaaaatttaagttattatttatttaaattaacagCATTGGTCTCAATCCATTATAAAATCAACTATTTGCTACCATATATTCATATCATTTgtcttttatgttaaaatagattaacaaaatcatgaataccacttaattattaaatttttccCATGTCTTTTTTTTGCTACCTTGTTTAGAATCCCATAATTCTGATCTTATTTGTGCAATAGCCCAATAATACAAAAGTACAATAATTTTGTTTCGATACTTCACCATAATTATACTCATTAATTTTGATGCATAACTTCTTCTACTCTATTATTAAACTCTTGAAATCTATTATTAAGCtcttgaaatatattattaaattaaacaagtTTTCCacgttaatataaaataataaaaatttaactttttgaaaagtatataatattataaataataaaattgatagaGCTTATGTTTTCTTGTAATCTCTTATTATTTTAGTTCCCAAAAAATTATTGCTCATCATTCTcataatttatatgaatataaacggATTTGATTGGATTGTACTGCGTTGAAATTCAGCTAAAAAAAAGGTAATTTATTAACTACAAAGTCTCAATCTatccaaattttttaaaaatattagttatacaaattttttaaatcacacatcCTCTATTTACTTAcatattttctttgaaaaaatGAGATGGTGCGTGACTGTCTATGTGGAGAGCCAGCGttgttgaaaaaatttatttaaatgtctgCAATTGTTTTCATCATGCTTTATAGTTTCCTTCGAAAAAAATCTCGAATGTCCtttatttgaattgatcgagTCTCTTCTAGCCCATTTTCCATGTCTACAAATCACATTCAATGTCTCATTTATCTTCTCACGTCAAACGGCAATTCAATGATCTCATTCGCTTTCGAATTGATTGAGCCTCCTGTCTagccctttttcatgactataAATCTCATTTAAGGTCTCAATCTTCTTCTCAATAATATGAtaaatcaatcatctcattaaTCTTAACTATGATCCACAATGCATGGAcaattaaaatagaataaaagaaGTACCTAAATCATCACCTTTGAATTGACCGAGCCTCCCATCTAACCTTTTTTTCATGACTAGTAATCTCCCTCAAGATCTTATTCATCTTCTCATATTGAAAGATAATACAATGATTTCTTCTTGGTTAATTTGAGAGTTGCTTCATGATGTCTCCacataaacttaattataagtGTCTTccattagttttcttcttcttagtTTTCATTAATATTGCATGTTAACAAGCAATatgtcaatccttaatcacctgctaactcaatgcaatcttgcaatttggCTTGAAGGATGTCCTTGTCAACATGTTGACTATATTGTCATCAATTAATGCATTTTTTAAGACTTTTTTTGTACCATTCTTGCTTTCAACCATGGATAAGGATACTTCTTCACCAAAGTCATCCTCCTCCccaatatttgaaaaaatctcAATGGTCCCATGACAATTCTCATTTGGCAATGTGCCTTATTGATGACATATCTCTACATCGAGTTGTGATTCCTCTTGAATCACTATTTGTGTCTCCATTGTGTGTGCTTCAGTTTTGTCACTTCGCATCTGGATCTAGCATAACATTATCTCCACCTTCTTCTAGCCAAACTCTATACCCTTTGACATTCTCTAAAAtccaataaagaaaattttctttgtcGTTAGATCCAGATTCCCTTGCATTACCATTAGTTAAAGTTTTTGCACCAAAAACTCTTATCTAACCCAATTCTTACAAACATTTGAGGTCAAGCCTCAAATGCCAGAACTTTGATGTATATTGAATGACATCGGagataataattaaacatatttgtgAGTTACCTTATAGAGAAtacacattatttttatttactccTTCCATAATAACTAAAGTACATTGCTCAACAGTAATGGTCCATCTCTTGCCTTCcaaatataacattttctaTTATGTTTCTTTAGTTTTAGGCAGTCTTTTCTGAAGTGTTCTTCCTCTTAATACCAGAAGCACTTCACCATTTCTCTAGTCTTCAACATAGATTTAGAAGTCTTACTACTCTACCTTCTTTGTCATGATGTTGTTTATCTCTAACAAATATGCCTTCTCTATTGTCTTCTTGTCTAAAATATGCTTTCTTGGTTTGTTCCTTGAACATCAAGTAGCTCGTACTTCTTCCACCTCAAATTTGGCAGTCATTTATACCAACAAGAACTACAACTTGAACATCTTTTGGATACCTCCCTAGAACTTGTCAAGAACTTCTGAAGGATCATCCAAGTTATTCAACTTCCTCTCCTCTCGAACAGCCTTGCTCTAATACTACTTGTTGGGATACTAGGAGATTACGTATCCCTTAATGtaagaacaataaaaatatcGAACAATTGCGGAAACGAAATAAAAACAACTGAAGAATGCATACacaatatttatagtggttcggcCAAAATAGTCCTACACACTTTCGAAGAACAAGTGGCTCtcaactttattttcaaaaatgttaCAACAATATTACTATGATTCTTTCATAATGAAATCTCACACACAACTCACAAAGAAGCAGTGCTCTTAAGGCAAAGACTTGATTTTAAGTCCCCGATTGTACCTTTAAATAAGCCCAATTATgtcaatatcaatatttttttccaaaactcTTAAAGAGATTTTCCAAAATATTCTCACTATATTTCATAAttgtattttcataataaaagatataatttccttttgtgataattttattttctaatatcaagattatacaccaaaaGATATAGTTTCATTTGGTTGAATATACCATTATCTTGTATTAAAATTGTGTACCATGAATAtaccatatttataatattataaattcattctCAACAGAATGAACATAAGTTAAGTTAAAATGcggaatataaaatatattaatgcaTCTAATATTACAACATGACAACGcaatttaaaaaacatgacaacgcagtttataaaatattacaacGCAATTGATGTGAAACATGACAATGTAGAATACAAAATTTTACGCAGAATGAACATTAGTtaagttaaaaatgaaaatgcaGTTTATATACGAATGAAAAAGCAGTTTATATACTAATGAAAATAGTGTAGCTTTAGATGGTGAAAACGTAACTTCAAATGCTTCAGAACTTTAAGAAACGGACCACGGAGCCTTTAGATGGTGACTACAGAGTTTATGCTTGCGATGGAAAAAACAAAGGACAGAGCTTGCGGACGACAGAGAAAATGGATGTTGCAATCTTCAGATGGAGAAAATGGAACTCGGTCCTTGCGATGGTGAAAACAGAGCTTGTCTTCTTCGGAGATCGTCTTCGGGCAGTCAGCCACCGATCTTTTTCCACCTAAGCAATCGCTGGCTGACTGCCCCAAGTCACGTAGTTTGATTCCTCTTTTCTTTTTACCTTCAATTAACTCTTATTCCTATATATGTTCCGTAACTATAAATGTATTCATTTTTCTATATCAAGTTTTGATCAGTCAGATGCCTCTGTAAATagtatacatatttattttattttatgactttttAGGTATATTAGTACTTATGGTTGgaatactttttttaaacatgtcatTATCCTTCACCAAATGTCAAAGAAGAGAAATACCTAATTATTCTAAGTTTGAGGTCCAAAAAATTCTGAATCTTTTAATTAGACACACACAAATAGAATGAGTGGCCATCTTTTTCTATTCTCAATAATAACTTCATAAATTGAAGTGGTTTCAAGTACATTCAATCTAAgtt
Proteins encoded:
- the LOC124912311 gene encoding dynein light chain LC6, flagellar outer arm; this encodes MDAAEEELERRSKFLSNLIQKKKAIDEKQHVQNDGVNNVRVRASDMPIALQNKAFNCARENLDSMKGEKLDSKRLALALKKDFDASYGPAWHCIVGTSFGSYVTHSVGGFLYFSIDKVYILLFRTAVEPLEH